In candidate division WOR-3 bacterium, the following proteins share a genomic window:
- a CDS encoding radical SAM protein, whose amino-acid sequence MSQAKPMLVNEVKCKSILNKSGISVIDYAINPYYGCAHKCQYCYAVFMKRFTGHTEPWGDFVDAKVNGPEVLAQQLQRLKKRSRISFGTVCDPYQPLELKYQITRKCLEILIPYRHRVSILTKSAIVIRDADVLRRLYKVRVSFTITSMEEKVRKVFEPATPSAEMRFKALRTLSQDGINTSVFVAPVIPYISDSPTAIADIFKAARSAGADYVMFDTLNPYPKVWRNVQRLVKNQFPDKFESFNTYYTNRKMYKVRLRERIRSLGEKYRIDYRFAF is encoded by the coding sequence ATGTCCCAGGCTAAGCCAATGTTAGTAAACGAAGTCAAATGCAAATCAATACTCAATAAATCAGGCATTTCAGTCATTGACTACGCAATTAACCCCTATTATGGATGTGCCCACAAATGCCAATACTGCTATGCCGTCTTCATGAAGAGATTCACCGGACATACAGAACCTTGGGGTGACTTTGTCGATGCAAAGGTGAACGGTCCGGAAGTGCTGGCACAGCAGCTCCAAAGACTGAAAAAGCGCAGCCGGATCTCATTCGGCACAGTCTGCGACCCTTACCAACCACTTGAATTAAAATATCAAATAACTCGAAAATGTCTTGAAATATTAATACCTTACCGCCATCGTGTATCCATTTTGACAAAGTCGGCGATCGTCATTCGTGATGCCGACGTTCTGCGTAGGCTTTACAAGGTAAGGGTTAGTTTCACAATAACATCTATGGAAGAGAAGGTCAGAAAAGTATTTGAGCCGGCCACGCCTTCAGCAGAAATGAGATTCAAGGCGCTCCGAACACTCAGTCAGGATGGGATAAACACCAGCGTATTTGTCGCACCTGTCATCCCCTATATCTCTGATTCGCCCACTGCAATTGCTGATATCTTTAAAGCAGCCAGAAGTGCCGGCGCCGATTATGTGATGTTTGATACTCTGAATCCTTACCCAAAGGTGTGGCGCAATGTCCAGAGGCTCGTTAAGAACCAATTTCCTGACAAATTCGAATCCTTCAATACGTATTATACAAACCGGAAAATGTACAAAGTGCGCTTGCGGGAAAGGATCCGTAGTCTCGGAGAGAAATATCGCATAGACTACAGATTCGCTTTTTAG
- a CDS encoding GTPase domain-containing protein, protein MANLNYANKELNLKIVYYGTSLGGKTTNLRSIYAKLSSDRKGQMMSLATDLDQTIFFDFLPIDVGEIKGWKLRFHLYTVPGQVYYNASRRLVLRNVDGLVFVVDSQRERLEENIESMYNLQDNLRAYDLILKDIPMIIQYNKRDLPNIMEIKELQTQLNNEDYQYFESVAIRNIGILETLKRICQLTIIALSDTLPAV, encoded by the coding sequence ATGGCGAACTTAAACTACGCCAATAAAGAGCTCAACCTCAAGATCGTGTACTACGGGACGAGCCTGGGTGGCAAGACGACCAATTTGCGTTCGATATATGCTAAATTATCGTCTGACCGAAAGGGCCAGATGATGAGTCTTGCAACCGATCTGGACCAAACAATATTCTTTGATTTCCTGCCTATTGATGTGGGTGAGATCAAGGGTTGGAAACTACGGTTCCATCTGTATACGGTACCTGGTCAGGTTTACTATAATGCATCGCGCAGACTGGTTTTGAGAAACGTCGATGGATTGGTTTTTGTGGTCGATTCTCAGCGGGAACGGTTGGAGGAGAACATCGAGAGTATGTACAACCTGCAGGATAATCTGAGAGCGTATGATTTAATCCTGAAGGATATTCCGATGATAATTCAGTACAACAAACGTGATCTACCGAACATCATGGAGATCAAAGAGCTCCAAACACAATTGAATAATGAAGATTATCAGTATTTCGAGAGCGTCGCAATTAGAAACATCGGTATATTAGAGACGCTCAAGAGGATCTGTCAGCTTACCATCATAGCGCTGTCAGATACTTTGCCTGCTGTATGA
- a CDS encoding DHH family phosphoesterase, with amino-acid sequence MSLRDADKMLVEKYATDFSIPREVAEIIARRYPEYSEAKRYLYPDSSQLHDPGLLPDIARAAEEIITAAKGGEGILIYTHDDVDGYTSAAVMYKALDDITKGSGAVHVYPIIREKDGYVLNPQVLSSYREKGVRLLLTVDFGISNEENFRIAEQEGLKAIICDHHETKRTDFPIAAVNPKRQDSRYPFRDLAGVGVAFKLAQFLYQEFFSMSANEFYGLKKSFYPIVCIGTFADRVALCDENRVFCIHGLSLVNHVDEAWAVCLREYGEVEMHRVLKEVLPTIGSAAYIDPRLGVDFFVENDLSRVRDIYSTLKDTDQRRRQEIDNMFSEVISSAEVTSRLVISLVPLSKQHFLGSVAARLRDYFKRNSLIIGIRNEKCIGELRSCDFDLYKLLYRMRKFFLDFGGHKKAAGFSMEKRYLEVFLREFKEYVEHQAPDILDDCKSMEPKPEAFLRKSDVAMLKTLVPFGEGNPAPVLTDGISTFTVDNSLNLVEIT; translated from the coding sequence ATGTCACTGCGTGATGCCGACAAAATGCTCGTTGAAAAATATGCCACCGATTTTTCGATTCCGCGGGAGGTGGCAGAAATTATTGCCCGACGCTATCCAGAGTATAGCGAGGCAAAAAGGTATCTCTATCCGGATTCTTCACAGCTCCACGATCCTGGTTTGTTGCCGGACATCGCCCGTGCTGCTGAAGAGATCATAACCGCGGCAAAAGGTGGGGAGGGGATACTCATTTACACGCACGACGATGTAGACGGATATACATCGGCCGCAGTCATGTACAAGGCATTGGATGATATTACCAAGGGCAGCGGCGCCGTGCATGTTTACCCGATCATTCGTGAGAAGGATGGTTACGTATTGAATCCTCAGGTTCTTTCTTCGTATCGAGAGAAGGGAGTTAGGTTGCTTCTGACCGTAGATTTTGGCATCAGCAATGAAGAGAACTTTCGTATTGCCGAACAAGAGGGATTGAAGGCGATTATTTGCGACCACCATGAGACTAAGCGCACCGATTTTCCGATTGCTGCAGTGAACCCGAAGCGACAGGATTCACGATATCCTTTCCGGGACCTGGCTGGTGTTGGTGTTGCCTTTAAACTCGCGCAGTTCCTCTATCAGGAGTTTTTCAGCATGAGCGCGAATGAATTCTATGGTTTGAAGAAATCATTCTATCCCATCGTTTGTATCGGCACTTTTGCAGACCGTGTCGCGTTATGTGACGAGAACAGGGTATTCTGTATCCATGGGTTGAGTTTGGTCAATCATGTCGATGAAGCGTGGGCTGTGTGTCTTAGAGAGTATGGTGAGGTCGAAATGCACAGGGTACTCAAAGAAGTCTTGCCGACAATCGGCTCGGCAGCTTATATCGATCCGAGATTGGGTGTCGATTTCTTTGTTGAAAATGATTTGAGTAGGGTCCGAGACATCTACTCTACTCTGAAAGACACGGATCAAAGACGCCGGCAGGAAATTGACAACATGTTCAGTGAGGTGATATCGAGTGCCGAGGTGACGTCGAGGCTGGTTATTTCGCTCGTGCCCCTTTCTAAGCAGCACTTTCTTGGTTCTGTTGCAGCGCGTCTACGCGATTATTTTAAGCGCAATTCTTTGATAATTGGCATAAGAAATGAAAAATGCATAGGTGAATTACGGAGTTGCGATTTCGACCTGTACAAGTTGCTCTACCGGATGCGAAAGTTTTTCCTGGATTTCGGAGGGCATAAGAAAGCGGCTGGTTTTTCGATGGAGAAAAGGTATCTTGAAGTTTTCCTTCGTGAGTTCAAAGAATATGTAGAGCATCAAGCTCCTGATATTTTGGATGACTGTAAATCGATGGAGCCTAAACCCGAGGCTTTCTTGCGTAAATCAGACGTGGCCATGCTCAAGACCCTGGTGCCTTTTGGAGAAGGTAACCCGGCACCGGTCCTGACCGACGGTATTAGTACGTTTACGGTGGATAATTCACTTAATCTTGTTGAAATAACCTGA